The genomic segment GAGTCGCTGGATAGCGATTGCCGCGGGGCTGATCGCGGTGGCGCTCGGTGTCTACCAGCTCCTGCAGCCAGACGGACCGGCGCCCACGCGCGTGGTGGGAATTCTCCTACTTGTGTTCGGGCCGATTCTTGCCTTTGCGGCCTGGGGAAACGCGGTCGGCTTCGAGCGTCGCAAGAAGCTCTACGGGGAGCGTCGGCAGCGGCTCTTGCAAAAAATGGCCGAAGCGAGTCGCAGGAAATAGCGTTTCCTTTGCGGAAGAGTGCTCCATGCGCATCCAAGCCAACTCAAACCTACTCTTTATCGGCGACTCCATCACCGACTGTGGCCGCGTTCGGCCGGTTGGGGAGGCCAATCCCTGGAACTGGGGCGAGGTGGGGAGTGGCTACGTCCGCGATGTGGCGGCGATCCTGGGCGCGGCCTATCCCGAGCGTGCGATCCGCGTTCGCAATGTCGGCAGTAGCGGCAACACCGTGCGCGATCTGGCGTCGCGCTGGAAGCCCGATGTCACCGACCTCGCTCCCGACTGGCTCTCGATCATGATCGGGATCAACGATGTCTGGCGGCAGTTCGACTCCCCGCTCGCCCCCGAGCGCGCCGTGCCGCTGGCCGAGTACAGCGAGACACTCTGGAGCCTCTGCCACCGCACCCGCCCCAAGCTCAAGGGCCTGGTTCTGATGACTCCCTTTATGATCGAGGCCAACCCCGACGACCCGATGCGAGCACGGATGGACGAGTACGGCGCGGCGGTTAAAGAGATCTCGGAGGAGTTTGAGGCGGTCTTTGTGGACACGCAGGCTGCTTTTAACGCGCTCCTCCAGCACCACCATCCTGCCAGCATTGCGTGGGATCGGATTCACCCCGGCCCGGTCGGACACATGACGATCGCGCGGGCCTTTCTACGAGGAATTGAAGCACTATGAAGATTGAAAGCGGCACGTTGCTGTTTATCGGCGACTCGATTACGGATGCGGGACGGGCACGGCCTGTCGGTGAGGGCGGTGGTCTAGGGGGCGGGTATCCGTCGCAGGTGGCGGCCCTCCTCGGGGCGACCTACCCGGAGCGCAAGATTCGGGTACTCAACACGGGCATCTCGGGCAACACGATCCGCAACCTAAAGTCGCGCTGGCAGAAAGATGTCATCGACCTCAAGCCGGACTGGCTCTCGATCATGATCGGCACCAACGATGTCTGGCGGCAGTTCCAAGGCACCAACAACCCCGATAGCGTCCTTCCCGACGAGTTTGAGAAGACCTACAACGAGCTGATCCTCCAGACCCGTCCGCTGGTGAAGGGAATCACGCTGCTGACCCCGTTCTATATCGAGCCGGACCACGAGCAGCCGATGCGCAAGCGCATGGACGAGTACGGCAAGCTGGTGCGCAAGATCGCCAAGGAGACCGGCTGTCGCTTCGGGGACACCCAGGCCGCCTACGACAAGGCGCTTCAGAGTGTTCCCTTTGCCACTCTTGCGGGTGACAAGGTCCACCCCTCGCCAGCCGGCCATATGGTCCTCTCGCGGGTGTTCCTCAAGACCGTGGACTACCGCTGGTAGCAGGTCGCTTCGGTAGGAAAGAGCGCTTAGAGCAAGAAAACGCCTTGCTCTAAGCGCTTTTGCTTGGGTGGCCGATAATCTTGGGCATGCTACGAGTCCTGCTTGCCTGTTGTCTGGCGCTCTCCGCCCCTTTAGTCGCCTCTGCCCAGTTCCAGTACACGACGAGTGCCGTTGTCAGCGGGGTGTGGGCCTATCTCCCCGAGCCTGCGGAGCAGATCTCGGGCGCGGGAACCACCGATGTTTTTGTTGAGCCCACGGGGCGCTGGGTCTTGTCCGCACGCTCGTATGTCAAGCCCGAGGCGGAGACACTCTTTCTTCCCCCTGCCAGTCGTGGAGAGCTGGAAGTGGACTGCTCGGTGAGCCTCTGGAACCCGCGCCTGCGCCGCTCAACCGTCCTGTGGCGCTACAAGACCGCGCGGTTTGGCTACATCCACTTTTTGGGTGCCTTCGCGGGTGGGGTCTTGATCGAGCTACAAGACGGAGAGAGTCGTACGCTCCTACGCTTCGATGCCGAGGCGGGGACGGTTCGCAAGCTCACGGAGCTCGACCCACTGACGGCGGTGGCGGTCTCTCCGAAAGGAAACCTGGCGGCGCTGATTCGTACGGGGCCGGAGAAGTCCGTGCAGTTTCTGAGCAGCGACGGAAAAATCGGCCCGAGCCTGACCTTTCCTAAAGACCTGCGACCGTCGCGCCTATCGGGGCTATCGAGCCATGACTGGACTACGGAAGCCACCGGGCTGGTGTTTTTTGCGCGCGAGGAGAAAACCGAGGCGATCCGCTACTGGGCACTCGCTTACCCTAGCGGGGAGCTGACGCCCACGAGCCCACCCCAGCCGCTCGTCCCCGCAGAGACCAAGACCCTGCTTCAGACCGTCGCGAGTAAGGCGACTGTCTCCGATAGTGCGGCGCGCTTGGTGCAGGAGAGCGCGCTCTGGCTGGAAGGGGAGAAGAGCTCGGAGGCGCTCTTGGCCGTGGGGGCCTTGCCGGGAGGTGTCCACGGCGACGGTAGGTTTGCGCTCTACTACCAGAGCAGCTGCCTCTACGCGGTCCCATTGTTGCGGGTGCCGCGCGCTGCCTACGAGGTCGCACGAAGGGAGGCGGAGAAGCGGGTTGCGGTCGCGAATGCCCGCATGTTCGACTCCGCGCTGGAGCAGTACGCCCTCGACAACAAGGACTTCCCTCCGCCGGGGAGCGACCTGCTCGACCTGCTGGTGGGAACCGGCACGACCAAGTACATCAAAGGGGGCTCGGATGCCTTTCGCGATAAAGCGGGCAACTCCCTGATCTCCTATGTCTGGAATGGCTCCAAGGAGAAGGGGGCTCCCATGGCAACCGTCAAGTGGCGCGGCGGAACGATCACGATCCGCTACAACGACGACTTTACCTACTCGGAGCCGGGGCGCTAGGAGACGGCCTCCAGCAAGCGTGCTTTTTCTTCGTCGGTGAGGTCCTGGACGGTCTTGAACTGCTCGTTGTAGAGGTCCTGGTAGAGGCCGGGGCGGGCGCTGAGCTCGGTGTGGGTGCCTTGGTCGATAATGCGGCCGTCTTGCATCACCAGGATCCGGTCGGCGTTGAGGATGGTCGAGAGGCGGTGGGCGATCACGAAGTTGGTGCGCCCCTTCATCAGCTCCGCCAGTGCCGCCTGGATATGGGACTCCGTGTGCGAGTCCAGCGCGCTCGTGGCATCGTCGAGGATGAGGATACGCGGGTTGGCGAGCAGCGCCCGTGCGATCGCCATGCGCTGCTTCTGCCCGCCCGAGAGCTTGATGCCATCCTCACCGATCTTCGTGTCATAACCATCGGGGAGCGAGAGAATAAACTCATGCAGGTCCGCGGCCTTGGCGGCGGCGACCACATCGGCCTCGCTGGCGTCCTTGCGCCCGTAGCGAATGTTCTCCCGCAGGCTCACCGAGAAGAGAATGGTCTCCTGCGACACCAGCCCGATATGGCGGCGCATGGTCTCCAGCCGCACTTTTCGCACATCGTGGCCATCGACAAAGATGCGCCCCTTGCTCACATCGTAGAAGCGTGCGAGAAGATTCACTAGCGTGGACTTGCCCGCACCGCTCGGCCCAACAATGGCGATAATCTCGCCGGGGTTTACCTTGAAGTCGATATCGTGGAGAACGGGATTGGCCGGGTCGTAGCCAAAGGAGACATGGTCGAAGTGGATCGCGCCCTTGACGGTCGGAAGATAAGCGGCATCGGGGGCATCGATGATCTCCGGGCGGGTGTCCAGGGTCTCAAAGACACGCTCGATCGCGGCGCTGGCCCACTGGAGCTGGACATTGAAGTCCACGACACGCACGGCGGGGTCGTAGAGGTAGGCCAGGTAGGAGTAGAACGCCAGGAGCTTCCCTGCGGTCATCTCCTTCATCCCGACCAGGCCGCCGCCGTACCAGAGCAGGGTGGCCGTGCCAAGCATACGGATTAGCTGGCTGCTGGCGCCTAGGATACGGTTGAGGCGGGTCTGGGTCATGCCGATCACAAAGCGCTCGCGCTCGGCCTTGATAAACTCGCTCTCCTCAAAGCCCTCGCGCGCAAAGGCCTTCACGACCGCAATCGCGCCGATCTTCTCCGTGAGGCCTGCGAGCATCTGCTCCCACTTCTCCCGCAGCTCGACCGAGACGGGGCGAATGCGCCCGAGAAGGAGCTTGTAGTTGACCACGTAGAGCGGCAGGGTGATGAGGGCGATCACCGCGAGCCGCCACTCGATGTAGAAGAGCCAGCCGATAATGATCACCAGGGTGGCCAGGTCGGTGATGAGGTAGACAAAGCCCTGGG from the Armatimonas rosea genome contains:
- a CDS encoding SGNH/GDSL hydrolase family protein codes for the protein MRIQANSNLLFIGDSITDCGRVRPVGEANPWNWGEVGSGYVRDVAAILGAAYPERAIRVRNVGSSGNTVRDLASRWKPDVTDLAPDWLSIMIGINDVWRQFDSPLAPERAVPLAEYSETLWSLCHRTRPKLKGLVLMTPFMIEANPDDPMRARMDEYGAAVKEISEEFEAVFVDTQAAFNALLQHHHPASIAWDRIHPGPVGHMTIARAFLRGIEAL
- a CDS encoding SGNH/GDSL hydrolase family protein gives rise to the protein MKIESGTLLFIGDSITDAGRARPVGEGGGLGGGYPSQVAALLGATYPERKIRVLNTGISGNTIRNLKSRWQKDVIDLKPDWLSIMIGTNDVWRQFQGTNNPDSVLPDEFEKTYNELILQTRPLVKGITLLTPFYIEPDHEQPMRKRMDEYGKLVRKIAKETGCRFGDTQAAYDKALQSVPFATLAGDKVHPSPAGHMVLSRVFLKTVDYRW
- a CDS encoding ABC transporter ATP-binding protein, whose protein sequence is MENFKRLIQYLRPYRVRVGLSVLLMFVVTLSAIPMPLFQKQVLDVAIPNRDSALLWRIFFGVIGLSALRGVVSFTLNYLISWLGQRVVFDLRFQSYRHLQRLSLAYYDGRQPGKIMARLTGDIDVIQYALTQGFVYLITDLATLVIIIGWLFYIEWRLAVIALITLPLYVVNYKLLLGRIRPVSVELREKWEQMLAGLTEKIGAIAVVKAFAREGFEESEFIKAERERFVIGMTQTRLNRILGASSQLIRMLGTATLLWYGGGLVGMKEMTAGKLLAFYSYLAYLYDPAVRVVDFNVQLQWASAAIERVFETLDTRPEIIDAPDAAYLPTVKGAIHFDHVSFGYDPANPVLHDIDFKVNPGEIIAIVGPSGAGKSTLVNLLARFYDVSKGRIFVDGHDVRKVRLETMRRHIGLVSQETILFSVSLRENIRYGRKDASEADVVAAAKAADLHEFILSLPDGYDTKIGEDGIKLSGGQKQRMAIARALLANPRILILDDATSALDSHTESHIQAALAELMKGRTNFVIAHRLSTILNADRILVMQDGRIIDQGTHTELSARPGLYQDLYNEQFKTVQDLTDEEKARLLEAVS